A window of Deinococcus radiotolerans contains these coding sequences:
- a CDS encoding response regulator, producing the protein MSRPFTLLLVEDELADAELFQDMLVEVAPDIQVTHVEHGQAALDHLTRTQPGRPDLIVLDLNMPVMNGHDFLAQAKTIPALRGIPVLVLSTSDHPEDIHRAYDGQASGYVLKPGTYQEYTQVLSTIQAYWRGLVKLPSVEELTGT; encoded by the coding sequence ATGTCCCGACCCTTCACGCTGCTCCTCGTCGAGGATGAACTGGCTGACGCCGAACTGTTCCAGGACATGCTCGTGGAAGTGGCCCCCGACATTCAGGTCACGCACGTCGAGCACGGCCAGGCCGCCCTGGACCACCTCACGCGCACCCAGCCGGGCCGCCCGGACCTGATCGTGCTGGACCTGAACATGCCCGTCATGAACGGCCACGACTTCCTCGCGCAGGCCAAGACCATCCCCGCGCTGCGCGGCATTCCCGTGCTGGTCCTGTCCACGTCCGACCACCCGGAGGACATCCACCGGGCGTATGACGGTCAGGCCAGCGGGTATGTCCTGAAGCCCGGCACGTACCAGGAGTACACGCAGGTGCTCTCCACCATCCAGGCGTACTGGCGCGGTCTGGTCAAGCTGCCCAGCGTGGAGGAACTCACGGGGACCTGA
- a CDS encoding TrkH family potassium uptake protein gives MSRRLRRRRLNPPQLIALVYLLGVAVGAAALHLPGMTRPGVTLSSVELLFTATSATCITGLVVADTGETFTRLGQVVILLLAQVGGLGIITFGTLFALLTGRRVNFSERQQLAQQVNALDVGGVLGLVRIIFVYTFAAQGVGTLLLSARFVPQFGLGEGLYQAAFHAVSAYNNAGFVVLPGGMAPYVQDPLVSGVIALLIVLGGLGFLVQLNVLTHLANPRCNRLMVYSRLTLVTTGALLVLGAAVLLALEWSGALKGLGTGGKLLAAVFQSVTPRSGGFATVDMTALAPGSVFVMIALMFIGANSGSTGGGIKTSTFAILLVSAWNLIRGRTELIAFGRQIVPENVVRAGTITTIYTLLVFTGFFLMLVTNPTLGFTPLLFETVSAAATVGLSLDVTHRLNDAGLIVLCALMYLGRIGPVTFALALNLRETSRGVIKYPPERDILVG, from the coding sequence ATGAGCCGGCGACTGCGGCGGCGACGCCTGAATCCCCCGCAGCTGATCGCGCTGGTGTACCTGCTGGGCGTCGCGGTGGGCGCGGCGGCGCTACACCTGCCGGGCATGACCCGCCCGGGCGTCACCCTGAGCAGCGTGGAGCTGCTGTTCACCGCGACGAGCGCCACCTGCATCACGGGGCTGGTCGTGGCCGATACCGGCGAGACGTTCACCCGGCTGGGGCAGGTCGTCATCCTGCTGCTGGCGCAGGTGGGGGGCCTGGGGATCATCACGTTCGGGACGCTGTTCGCGCTGCTGACCGGCCGGCGCGTGAACTTCAGCGAGCGGCAGCAGCTGGCGCAGCAGGTGAACGCCCTGGACGTGGGCGGCGTGCTGGGGCTGGTGCGGATCATCTTCGTATACACCTTCGCGGCGCAGGGCGTGGGCACGCTGCTGCTCTCGGCGCGCTTCGTGCCGCAGTTCGGGCTGGGCGAGGGCCTGTACCAGGCGGCCTTCCACGCGGTCAGCGCGTACAACAACGCGGGCTTCGTGGTGCTGCCCGGTGGGATGGCGCCCTACGTGCAGGACCCCCTGGTCAGCGGGGTGATCGCGCTGCTGATCGTGCTGGGTGGGCTGGGCTTCCTGGTGCAGCTGAACGTCCTGACTCATCTGGCCAATCCGCGCTGCAACCGCCTGATGGTCTACAGCCGCCTGACCCTGGTGACGACCGGGGCGCTGCTGGTGCTGGGCGCCGCCGTGCTGCTCGCGCTGGAGTGGAGCGGGGCCCTGAAGGGGCTGGGCACGGGCGGCAAGCTGCTGGCCGCCGTGTTCCAGAGCGTGACACCGCGCTCGGGGGGCTTCGCCACGGTGGACATGACGGCCCTGGCGCCGGGCAGCGTCTTTGTGATGATCGCGCTGATGTTCATCGGCGCGAACAGCGGTTCCACGGGCGGCGGGATCAAGACGAGCACCTTCGCGATCCTGCTGGTCAGCGCCTGGAACCTGATCCGGGGCCGCACGGAACTGATCGCGTTCGGGCGGCAGATCGTGCCCGAGAACGTGGTGCGCGCCGGGACGATCACGACCATCTACACGCTGCTGGTGTTCACGGGTTTCTTCCTGATGCTGGTCACGAACCCCACGCTGGGGTTCACGCCGCTGCTGTTCGAGACGGTGAGCGCCGCCGCGACGGTGGGCCTGAGCCTGGACGTGACGCACCGCCTGAACGACGCGGGCCTGATCGTCCTGTGCGCGCTGATGTACCTGGGCCGGATCGGACCCGTGACGTTCGCGCTGGCGCTGAACCTGCGCGAGACGTCCCGCGGGGTGATCAAGTACCCGCCGGAGCGCGACATCCTGGTGGGCTGA
- a CDS encoding DUF427 domain-containing protein has translation MKATWNGVTIAQSDDTVVVEGNHYFPAGSVNPEYLRPSTTHTTCPWKGEASYHSLHVNGQENPDAAWYYPTPKDAARQIAGRVAFWKGVQVTQD, from the coding sequence ATGAAAGCCACCTGGAACGGCGTGACCATCGCCCAGTCCGACGACACCGTGGTCGTCGAGGGCAACCACTACTTCCCCGCAGGCAGCGTGAACCCCGAGTACCTGCGCCCCAGCACCACCCACACCACCTGCCCCTGGAAGGGCGAGGCCAGCTACCACAGCCTCCACGTGAACGGGCAGGAGAACCCCGACGCCGCGTGGTACTACCCCACGCCCAAGGACGCCGCGCGGCAGATCGCGGGCCGCGTCGCCTTCTGGAAGGGCGTGCAGGTCACCCAGGACTGA
- a CDS encoding TrkH family potassium uptake protein: MPPPPPTLDPGRASRRKGLLARLSPPQLIALSFALAILLGGLILTLPGLHGMNGDGTRRSVNFLQALFTSTSALCVTGLNVIDPSRDFNRAGQLVIMLLIQLGGLGIITFGTSFALLSRRRVNFTERLRVAQQVGALNAGGVLGLIRSIFLYTFVIELVGAALLAFRFVPLEGWGRGIFYALFHSVSAFNNAGFALYSDNLMGFVDDPLVSLVIALLIILGGTGFLVQLNVVAHLLSPRRNRLMVHSKLVLTMMAALLVVGTLVYLVFEWSNPKTLAPLGFGGKLLASFFQSVTLRTAGFNTLDYGAMHLSTLFVSIILMFIGANPGGTGGGIKTSTFYVMMASAWSMVRGRRDTTLFRRRIDTDTILRAMTVGLLSIGLVNGMFLLLLVFNTRGDVLFVNLFFEAVSAFGTVGLSMNTTPLLNPDQHVVLILLMFLGRIGPLTFAVAFNRPDSRALIRYPADKDILIG, translated from the coding sequence GTGCCCCCCCCTCCCCCCACGCTGGACCCGGGTCGCGCCAGCCGCCGCAAGGGCCTCCTGGCCCGCCTGAGCCCCCCGCAGCTGATCGCGCTGTCGTTCGCTCTGGCCATTCTGCTGGGCGGACTGATCCTGACCCTGCCGGGGCTGCACGGCATGAATGGGGACGGCACACGCCGCAGCGTGAACTTCCTGCAGGCGCTGTTCACGTCCACGAGCGCGCTGTGCGTGACGGGCCTGAACGTCATCGACCCCAGCCGGGACTTCAACCGGGCGGGGCAGCTGGTGATCATGCTGCTCATCCAGCTGGGGGGTCTGGGGATCATCACGTTCGGGACGTCGTTCGCGCTGCTGTCGCGCCGCCGCGTGAACTTCACCGAGCGCCTGCGGGTGGCGCAGCAGGTGGGCGCGCTGAACGCCGGGGGCGTGCTGGGCCTGATCCGCAGCATCTTCCTGTACACCTTCGTGATCGAACTGGTTGGTGCGGCACTCCTGGCGTTCCGGTTCGTGCCGCTGGAGGGCTGGGGCCGGGGCATCTTCTACGCGCTGTTCCACTCGGTGAGTGCCTTCAACAACGCGGGTTTTGCGCTGTACAGCGACAACCTGATGGGCTTCGTGGACGACCCGCTGGTGAGCCTGGTGATCGCGTTGCTGATCATCCTGGGCGGCACGGGCTTCCTGGTGCAGCTGAACGTGGTCGCGCACCTGCTCAGCCCGCGCCGCAATCGCCTGATGGTGCACAGCAAGCTGGTGCTGACCATGATGGCGGCCCTGCTGGTGGTGGGCACGCTGGTGTACCTCGTGTTCGAGTGGAGCAACCCGAAGACGCTGGCGCCGCTGGGATTCGGGGGGAAGCTGCTGGCGAGCTTCTTCCAGAGCGTCACGCTGCGCACGGCGGGTTTCAACACGCTGGATTACGGCGCGATGCACCTCTCGACGCTGTTCGTGTCGATCATCCTGATGTTCATTGGCGCGAACCCTGGTGGGACGGGCGGCGGCATCAAGACCAGCACCTTCTACGTGATGATGGCGTCCGCCTGGAGCATGGTGCGCGGGCGGCGCGACACGACGCTGTTCCGGCGGCGCATCGACACGGACACGATCCTGCGGGCCATGACGGTCGGCCTGCTGAGCATCGGGCTGGTGAACGGGATGTTCCTGCTGCTGCTGGTGTTCAACACGCGCGGGGACGTGCTGTTCGTGAACCTGTTCTTTGAGGCGGTCAGTGCGTTCGGCACGGTGGGCCTGAGCATGAACACCACGCCGCTGCTGAACCCGGACCAGCACGTGGTTCTGATCCTGCTGATGTTCCTGGGCCGCATCGGGCCGCTGACGTTCGCGGTGGCGTTCAACCGCCCGGACAGCCGCGCGCTCATCCGCTACCCCGCCGACAAGGACATCCTGATCGGATGA
- a CDS encoding DUF47 domain-containing protein, whose translation MVLSKFMPSNPKFSEKFAAAARNAHATAQALVDLLENYTDVDTKVQRVRDLEHEGDRLSAEVTSLLAESFIVPFDREDIIALNDELDDLVDDMEDAARKLSLYGVEAPLPAMARLARVVEQQCALLAQGMPMIEQSGKIGELTRIAKEIRALEDQGDTISDEVQRTLYHGVNDVQGMIRAMRGGEIVALIENASDQAQRVAKTVESILLKNA comes from the coding sequence ATGGTTCTGTCAAAATTCATGCCCAGCAACCCCAAGTTCAGTGAAAAGTTCGCCGCCGCTGCGCGCAACGCGCACGCGACCGCGCAGGCCCTCGTGGACCTGCTGGAGAACTACACCGATGTCGACACGAAAGTCCAGCGCGTCCGTGACCTGGAGCACGAGGGGGACCGCCTGAGCGCCGAGGTGACCAGCCTGCTGGCCGAGTCGTTCATCGTGCCCTTTGACCGCGAGGACATCATCGCGCTGAACGACGAACTCGACGACCTCGTGGACGACATGGAGGACGCCGCGCGCAAACTCAGCCTGTACGGCGTGGAGGCCCCGCTGCCCGCCATGGCGCGCCTGGCCCGCGTGGTCGAGCAGCAGTGCGCGCTGCTCGCGCAGGGCATGCCCATGATCGAGCAGAGCGGCAAGATAGGCGAGCTGACCCGCATCGCCAAGGAGATCCGCGCGCTGGAGGACCAGGGCGACACGATCAGCGACGAGGTGCAGCGTACCCTGTACCACGGCGTGAACGACGTGCAGGGCATGATCCGCGCCATGCGCGGCGGCGAGATCGTGGCGCTCATCGAGAACGCCAGCGATCAGGCGCAGCGCGTGGCGAAGACCGTTGAAAGCATCCTCCTGAAGAACGCCTGA
- a CDS encoding methyltransferase domain-containing protein, whose translation MPRPARPDRNAPKGRPRPKVDHRTRQPAREYELDVLAGLEDVAATELAGVPLARDVRGLRFWFPGSPERLTRLRSVVAVYRIQTWDVPRPRGLLGNQQLSELTAYLREVIEVGGHRSFRFGAAGKDSPVMQRLAEELQGTLGLPHDPEAGELLIRLRPSDDGQGWDVLARITPRPLSARPWRVCNMAGGLNATIAYAAHKLAGQRDNDRIFNPMSGSGTLLIERDLMGPSAALVGVDINPEAVRCAQENIRAAKRQIEVAQRDALHTDLPARSFDLIMADLPWGDAISTHGANETLYPAFLTEMHRLTSQRGRLCVITHEIRLFERVLQNQQKWHAHELFQVASGGHHPKAYLLSKG comes from the coding sequence ATGCCGCGCCCCGCCCGCCCCGACCGAAACGCGCCCAAGGGCCGCCCCCGCCCCAAAGTCGATCACCGCACCCGCCAGCCCGCCCGCGAGTATGAACTGGACGTCCTGGCCGGACTGGAAGACGTCGCCGCGACCGAACTGGCCGGCGTGCCCCTGGCCCGCGACGTGCGCGGCCTGCGCTTCTGGTTCCCCGGGAGCCCCGAACGCCTGACCCGCCTGCGCAGCGTCGTCGCCGTGTACCGCATCCAGACCTGGGACGTGCCCCGCCCGCGCGGCCTGCTGGGCAACCAGCAGCTCTCCGAACTCACCGCGTACCTGCGCGAGGTCATCGAGGTCGGCGGGCACCGCTCGTTCCGTTTCGGGGCCGCCGGGAAGGACAGCCCCGTCATGCAGCGCCTCGCGGAGGAGCTCCAGGGCACTCTGGGGCTCCCGCACGACCCCGAAGCGGGTGAACTCCTGATCCGCCTGCGTCCCAGCGACGACGGGCAGGGCTGGGACGTCCTGGCCCGCATCACCCCCAGGCCGCTCAGCGCCCGCCCGTGGCGGGTGTGCAACATGGCGGGCGGCCTGAACGCCACCATCGCCTACGCCGCGCACAAACTCGCCGGGCAGCGCGACAACGACCGCATCTTCAACCCCATGAGTGGCAGCGGCACCCTCCTGATCGAACGCGACCTGATGGGGCCCAGTGCCGCCCTGGTCGGCGTGGACATCAATCCCGAGGCCGTGCGGTGCGCGCAGGAGAACATCCGCGCCGCCAAACGCCAGATCGAGGTCGCGCAGCGCGACGCCCTGCACACCGACCTCCCCGCCCGCTCCTTCGACCTGATCATGGCCGACCTCCCCTGGGGCGACGCGATCAGCACCCACGGCGCGAACGAGACCCTGTACCCCGCCTTCCTGACCGAGATGCACCGCCTCACCAGCCAGCGCGGGCGGCTGTGCGTCATCACCCACGAGATCCGCCTGTTCGAACGCGTCCTCCAGAACCAGCAGAAATGGCACGCGCACGAACTCTTCCAGGTCGCCAGCGGCGGCCACCACCCCAAGGCGTACCTGCTCAGCAAAGGCTGA
- a CDS encoding inorganic phosphate transporter, with the protein MDTALLSLIVIVALALIFDFINGFHDTANAIATSVATKVLTPAQAIAMSAVLNVVGALAGTAVAKTISKDIIPQDYATLHLVGATLVSAIAWNLFTWWKGLPSSSSHALVFSMVGAGVAVGGWGIIIPKGVKKTLMGLVYSPALGFIIPILLFLLISWLVLRWMKPRVVTRTFRSLQILSAAFMAFSHGGNDAQKTMGIITFALAAYTNTKIEIVPLWVILAAATAMGAGTAVGGWRIIKTMGFKVVDLKPVDGFIAETSAALIIDGASRLGIPVSTTHTISTAIMGVGTTKGFKKVKWQVAGRIVQAWIYTIPVCIALGWLVHKLLLALL; encoded by the coding sequence GTGGACACTGCACTTCTCAGCCTGATCGTCATCGTGGCGCTGGCGCTGATCTTTGACTTCATCAACGGCTTTCACGACACCGCCAACGCGATTGCCACGTCGGTGGCCACCAAGGTCCTGACGCCCGCGCAGGCGATCGCCATGAGCGCCGTCCTGAACGTCGTGGGCGCCCTGGCGGGCACGGCGGTCGCCAAGACCATCAGCAAAGACATCATTCCGCAGGATTACGCCACGCTGCACCTCGTGGGGGCCACGCTGGTCAGCGCCATCGCCTGGAACCTCTTCACGTGGTGGAAGGGCCTGCCCAGCAGCAGCAGTCACGCGCTGGTGTTCAGCATGGTGGGCGCGGGCGTCGCGGTGGGCGGCTGGGGCATCATCATCCCGAAAGGCGTGAAGAAGACCCTGATGGGCCTGGTGTACTCCCCGGCGCTGGGGTTCATCATTCCGATCCTGCTGTTCCTGCTGATCTCGTGGCTGGTGCTACGCTGGATGAAGCCGCGCGTCGTGACCCGCACGTTCCGCTCGCTGCAGATCCTGAGCGCGGCGTTCATGGCCTTCTCGCACGGCGGGAACGACGCGCAGAAGACCATGGGGATCATCACGTTCGCGCTGGCGGCGTACACGAACACCAAGATCGAGATCGTGCCGCTGTGGGTGATTCTGGCCGCCGCGACCGCGATGGGCGCCGGGACCGCCGTGGGCGGCTGGCGGATCATCAAGACGATGGGCTTCAAGGTTGTGGATCTCAAGCCCGTGGACGGCTTCATTGCCGAGACGAGCGCGGCGCTGATCATTGACGGCGCGAGTCGCCTGGGCATCCCGGTCAGCACGACGCACACGATCAGCACGGCGATCATGGGCGTGGGCACCACCAAGGGCTTCAAGAAGGTCAAGTGGCAGGTGGCCGGACGGATCGTGCAGGCGTGGATCTACACCATTCCGGTGTGCATTGCGCTGGGCTGGCTGGTCCACAAGCTGCTGCTGGCGCTGCTGTAA
- a CDS encoding sensor histidine kinase, with translation MHDALRTSPDRDRWARPVTGQAGSMSAAPPVRFVASAFDALAASVAILDDRGVIVLVNEAWRRFAQANGGDSGEGVNYLEICDATVGPDLEDAHQIARGIRAVLAGEETLFELEYPCHSPTEDRYFMARVTPFMQDSARYAVVAHENITRRKLAELEVLRLARTLEERVEERTQELEDSQAILARRNAELEDRNQALAQFAYVASHDLQEPLRTLGAYADILRHRYAGKALDERADTYLLRITEQVTRARQLVRDILTLSNVAAQPPMQPLDLGNLWDEAVRGLPWPPHAQVTRGTLPRVEANAPQARQLLQNLLGNALKFRAARPLRVHLSGEVTADGTQVQFTLRDNGIGIAPQHVERVFVMFQRLHSRAVTGGNGIGLAVCRKVVERHGGRIWLEPQEEGLLVQFTLPAEGHLPRVMPLTSS, from the coding sequence ATGCATGACGCCCTGCGGACCTCACCTGACCGCGACCGGTGGGCCCGCCCGGTCACCGGTCAGGCGGGCAGCATGAGCGCCGCGCCGCCCGTGCGGTTCGTGGCGTCCGCGTTTGATGCGCTGGCGGCCAGTGTCGCCATCCTGGATGACCGGGGCGTGATCGTGCTGGTGAACGAGGCGTGGCGCCGGTTTGCGCAGGCGAACGGCGGTGACAGCGGCGAGGGCGTCAATTACCTGGAGATCTGTGACGCCACGGTCGGCCCGGACCTGGAGGACGCCCATCAGATTGCCCGTGGGATCCGCGCCGTGCTGGCCGGCGAGGAGACCCTGTTCGAACTGGAGTACCCCTGCCACTCTCCGACGGAGGACCGCTACTTCATGGCGCGCGTGACGCCGTTCATGCAGGACAGCGCGCGGTACGCGGTGGTGGCGCACGAGAACATCACGCGGCGCAAACTCGCCGAGTTGGAGGTCCTGCGCCTGGCCCGCACGCTGGAAGAACGGGTGGAGGAACGCACGCAGGAACTGGAGGACAGTCAGGCGATCTTGGCGCGGCGTAACGCGGAACTGGAGGACCGCAACCAGGCGCTGGCGCAGTTCGCGTACGTGGCCAGCCACGACCTGCAGGAGCCGCTGCGGACGCTAGGCGCGTACGCGGACATCCTGCGGCACCGGTACGCCGGGAAGGCGCTGGATGAACGGGCGGACACGTACCTGCTGCGCATCACGGAGCAGGTCACGCGGGCGCGGCAGCTGGTGCGGGACATCCTGACCCTGTCGAACGTGGCGGCGCAGCCGCCCATGCAGCCGCTGGACCTGGGGAACCTGTGGGACGAGGCGGTGCGGGGCCTGCCGTGGCCGCCGCACGCGCAGGTGACGCGCGGCACGCTGCCCCGCGTGGAGGCCAACGCGCCGCAGGCGCGGCAGCTGCTGCAGAACCTGCTGGGCAACGCCCTGAAGTTCCGCGCGGCGCGGCCCCTGCGGGTGCACCTGTCCGGTGAGGTCACGGCGGACGGCACGCAGGTGCAGTTCACGCTCCGTGACAACGGCATCGGGATTGCGCCGCAGCATGTGGAGCGGGTGTTCGTGATGTTCCAGCGGCTGCACAGCCGCGCGGTGACCGGCGGAAACGGCATCGGGCTGGCGGTGTGCCGCAAGGTCGTGGAGCGGCACGGGGGGCGGATCTGGCTGGAACCTCAGGAGGAGGGGCTGCTGGTGCAGTTCACGCTACCCGCCGAGGGGCACCTGCCGCGCGTGATGCCCCTCACGTCCTCGTGA
- a CDS encoding alpha-amylase family glycosyl hydrolase yields MKRFHMVGRAGALAALTLSLSACSLYKAPTPGAARAWQDEVIYFAMTDRFANGSAANDNGLNRDAGDRADRTNPLAWHGGDFAGLKAKIDEGYFKRMGFTAIWVSPVVLQVPAINTGSGPSLGKPFAGYHGYWAEDFKKVDPHFGTLDEYKALIDTAHRNGIKVIQDIVVNHAGYGATLTKTNPDWFHTKADCDASTNKTTDCDLAGLPDFKQELPAVTAYLNDFVTYWRGATGIDGLRIDTMKHVPDAYWTQFFKAGGAGDPAKIWSVGEVFDGNPAYLARFMNDLGAPSVFDFALYYAFKDQMSSTGGNLDRMADVFAQDGVYRDPTRLTTFVDNHDVRRFVSEVTERGGSAAQAAERLDLALSTMYFSRGTPSVWQGTEYAQAGKGDPYDYPLGEGNREDMDFTRLGSSTLDERLGALAAARAKYRALTRGAQQELWRPNGGAPVLAYRRVISGVQGVAGQPVVFVVNNGDTDLDLGSLSGSGIPLLGTFSGTTLTEVTGRVMTLSVSGGKLVGRVPARSVLAVTAPGGSGAAGTVNPALPEVAGLTVKAGDSAAQLIWTPGTDAKVAGYRVYVTPAGGTERLVNFAPIPATQGSFLVRGLTNDVNTTFRVVTVDSAGAESRGVTVTGTPSSKNTAKVTFTVDARTQGNGPIELRRFDTGSQIEYPMTQDTPGVWKTSIDLPLFREVKFKFGNDSASAKNGGYEAPGQGDRAYVVGTNGNAYSGTYDFTEQPVPAATITGRVTGSGQNLGGALVEATSANSDLNYAVTFPDGTYTLRVPAGAQTLKASAGGYLDGTLNVTAPAQNANIDLARDIRTKYTIDGNLSDWTAPAVSAQSPAEGTFGANNNWLTLRADSDAQYLYLAYTYRVDGNSAILYLDTAPGGAKQADQFEAWKRAATFSGQVDGVNAFIARYGTEKAQLRLVQSDTATPEVNAADYLQASSGTAPEQTVELAIPWTALGLSGKPAAGIGLMGGIFGGDGYGAGDIIPSAGSTPAGANSTDCANQCRATFTEPLKLP; encoded by the coding sequence ATGAAACGCTTCCATATGGTCGGGCGCGCGGGCGCCCTGGCAGCCCTGACGCTGTCTCTGTCGGCCTGTAGCCTGTACAAAGCCCCCACCCCCGGCGCGGCGCGCGCCTGGCAGGACGAGGTCATCTACTTCGCGATGACCGATCGCTTCGCCAACGGCAGCGCCGCCAACGACAACGGCCTCAACCGTGACGCGGGCGACCGCGCCGACCGCACCAACCCCCTGGCATGGCACGGCGGGGACTTCGCGGGCCTGAAAGCCAAGATCGACGAGGGGTACTTCAAGCGCATGGGCTTCACGGCCATCTGGGTCAGCCCGGTCGTGCTGCAGGTCCCCGCGATCAACACCGGCAGCGGCCCCAGCCTGGGCAAACCGTTCGCGGGGTACCACGGCTACTGGGCCGAGGACTTCAAGAAGGTCGATCCGCACTTCGGGACCCTGGACGAGTACAAGGCCCTGATCGACACGGCGCACAGGAACGGCATCAAGGTCATCCAGGACATCGTGGTGAACCACGCCGGGTACGGCGCGACCCTCACGAAGACGAACCCCGACTGGTTCCACACGAAAGCCGACTGCGACGCGTCCACGAACAAGACCACCGACTGCGATCTGGCGGGCCTGCCGGACTTCAAGCAGGAACTCCCGGCCGTCACCGCGTACCTGAACGACTTCGTGACGTACTGGCGCGGCGCGACCGGCATCGACGGGCTGCGTATCGACACCATGAAGCACGTGCCCGACGCGTACTGGACGCAGTTCTTCAAGGCGGGCGGCGCGGGCGACCCGGCCAAGATCTGGTCGGTGGGTGAGGTGTTCGACGGCAACCCCGCGTACCTCGCGCGCTTCATGAACGACCTGGGCGCGCCCAGCGTGTTCGACTTCGCGCTGTACTACGCCTTCAAGGATCAGATGAGCAGCACGGGCGGCAACCTCGACCGCATGGCGGACGTGTTCGCGCAGGACGGCGTGTACCGTGACCCCACCCGCCTGACGACCTTCGTGGACAACCACGACGTGCGCCGCTTCGTCAGCGAGGTGACCGAGCGGGGTGGCAGCGCCGCGCAGGCCGCCGAGCGCCTCGACCTGGCGCTGTCCACCATGTACTTCTCGCGTGGGACACCCAGCGTCTGGCAGGGCACCGAGTACGCGCAGGCCGGCAAGGGTGATCCCTACGACTACCCGCTGGGAGAGGGCAACCGCGAGGACATGGACTTCACGCGCCTGGGGAGCAGCACGCTGGACGAGCGCCTGGGAGCCCTGGCCGCCGCCCGCGCGAAGTACCGCGCGCTGACGCGCGGCGCGCAGCAGGAACTCTGGCGCCCGAACGGTGGCGCGCCCGTCCTGGCCTACCGGCGCGTGATCAGCGGTGTGCAGGGCGTGGCCGGGCAGCCGGTGGTGTTCGTCGTGAACAACGGCGACACGGACCTGGACCTGGGCAGCCTGAGTGGCAGCGGGATTCCGCTGCTGGGCACCTTCTCCGGCACCACGCTGACCGAGGTGACGGGCCGCGTCATGACCCTGAGCGTCAGCGGCGGCAAACTGGTCGGCCGCGTGCCCGCCCGCAGCGTGCTGGCCGTCACCGCCCCCGGCGGCTCCGGCGCGGCAGGCACCGTGAACCCGGCGCTGCCCGAAGTCGCGGGGCTGACCGTGAAGGCTGGGGACAGCGCCGCGCAGCTCATCTGGACGCCGGGCACGGACGCGAAGGTCGCCGGGTACCGCGTGTACGTGACGCCCGCTGGCGGCACCGAGCGCCTCGTGAACTTTGCGCCCATTCCCGCCACGCAGGGCAGCTTCCTGGTGCGCGGCCTGACGAACGACGTCAACACCACCTTCCGCGTGGTCACCGTGGACAGCGCCGGGGCCGAGAGCAGGGGCGTGACGGTCACGGGCACGCCGAGCAGCAAGAACACCGCGAAGGTGACGTTCACCGTAGACGCCCGCACGCAGGGCAACGGGCCCATCGAACTGCGCCGCTTCGACACCGGTAGCCAGATCGAGTACCCCATGACCCAGGACACGCCGGGCGTGTGGAAGACCAGCATCGACCTGCCGCTGTTCCGTGAGGTGAAGTTCAAGTTCGGGAACGACAGCGCCAGCGCGAAGAACGGCGGCTACGAGGCCCCGGGTCAGGGCGACCGCGCCTACGTGGTCGGCACGAACGGCAACGCCTACAGCGGCACGTACGACTTCACCGAGCAGCCCGTCCCGGCCGCCACGATCACCGGGCGTGTCACGGGCAGCGGGCAGAACCTGGGCGGGGCCCTGGTGGAAGCCACGAGCGCCAACTCCGACCTGAACTACGCGGTCACCTTCCCGGACGGCACGTACACCCTGCGCGTGCCCGCCGGAGCGCAGACCCTGAAGGCCAGCGCGGGCGGCTACCTGGACGGCACCCTGAACGTCACGGCGCCCGCGCAGAACGCCAACATTGACCTGGCGCGCGACATCCGCACGAAGTACACCATCGACGGCAACCTGAGCGACTGGACCGCCCCCGCCGTCAGCGCGCAGAGTCCCGCCGAGGGGACCTTCGGCGCGAACAACAACTGGTTGACCCTGCGGGCCGACAGTGACGCCCAGTACCTGTACCTCGCGTACACGTACCGGGTGGACGGCAACAGCGCGATCCTGTACCTAGACACCGCGCCCGGCGGCGCGAAACAGGCCGATCAGTTCGAGGCCTGGAAGCGCGCCGCGACCTTCAGCGGCCAGGTGGACGGCGTGAACGCCTTCATCGCCCGCTACGGCACAGAGAAGGCCCAGCTGCGCCTGGTGCAGAGTGATACGGCCACGCCCGAGGTGAACGCCGCCGACTACCTGCAGGCCAGCAGTGGCACGGCCCCCGAGCAGACCGTGGAACTCGCGATTCCCTGGACGGCGCTGGGCCTGAGCGGCAAGCCCGCCGCCGGGATCGGCCTGATGGGCGGCATTTTCGGCGGGGACGGCTACGGCGCGGGCGACATCATCCCCAGCGCGGGCAGCACGCCGGCGGGGGCCAACAGCACGGACTGCGCCAACCAGTGCCGCGCGACGTTCACGGAACCCCTCAAGCTGCCCTGA